A stretch of the Deinococcus sp. YIM 134068 genome encodes the following:
- the pyrE gene encoding orotate phosphoribosyltransferase, which produces MDVLALYREAGAYHEGHFLLASGRHSPKFLQSTTLLQHPHLTEQIGRALAGKLREAGVQASVTVGPAMGGVVLAYEVARHLGTRAIFAEKDGRGGMKLREAFTLQPGEPFVAVEDVLTTGGSVLKAVRAAEAAGGRCVAVACIVDRRQEEGPLEGYPLVSLTHLTFDTYLPGEVPEWLAARPLREI; this is translated from the coding sequence ATGGACGTTCTGGCCCTGTACCGCGAGGCGGGCGCGTACCACGAGGGGCATTTCCTGCTCGCCTCGGGCCGCCACTCCCCGAAGTTCCTCCAATCCACCACTCTGCTCCAGCACCCGCACCTCACCGAGCAGATCGGGCGAGCGCTGGCCGGGAAGTTGCGTGAGGCAGGCGTTCAGGCGTCCGTCACGGTCGGCCCCGCGATGGGCGGCGTCGTCCTCGCCTACGAGGTCGCCCGGCACCTCGGCACCCGCGCCATCTTCGCCGAGAAGGACGGGCGGGGCGGGATGAAACTCCGCGAGGCGTTCACCCTCCAGCCCGGTGAACCCTTCGTCGCCGTGGAGGACGTACTGACCACGGGCGGCAGCGTCCTGAAGGCCGTGCGCGCGGCGGAGGCGGCGGGCGGAAGGTGCGTCGCCGTCGCCTGCATCGTGGATCGGCGGCAGGAGGAAGGGCCGCTGGAGGGCTACCCCCTCGTCAGCCTGACCCACCTGACCTTCGACACGTACCTGCCGGGCGAGGTGCCGGAGTGGCTGGCGGCGAGGCCGTTGCGGGAAATTTGA
- a CDS encoding XRE family transcriptional regulator has translation MESPDHAPPFPHALALRSRRRLLGIPLRTLAQEAALAPELLEAVERGEYDPRSLHALARQVLARTLDVEI, from the coding sequence ATGGAGTCGCCCGACCATGCGCCGCCCTTTCCCCACGCCCTCGCCCTGCGGTCCCGCCGCCGCCTGCTCGGCATCCCGCTGCGGACGCTCGCGCAGGAGGCGGCCCTCGCCCCCGAACTGCTGGAAGCCGTGGAGCGCGGCGAGTACGACCCGCGCAGCCTCCACGCCCTCGCCCGTCAGGTGCTGGCGCGGACGCT